The DNA region tgtaatctttcaagattagtggattaagtccttgttgaaggcaaaatcaccttggccgggtggactggagtagctttgtgttataagcgaaccagtataaaatcattgtgtgatttttattttagaaaaacgcttatttttcaaacaattcaaaccccccctttcttgtttttctcaccttcattcttctccggtggacctcaccggactggtccaccatcaaccttcactaaaatgaaaaacaaggacatggatctaaaggaaaaatgcttaggagctcgaatttggcctcatttttctccaattccaagtatattgaaagatacagggatttgaacTTTAAagatcatgaactgagttgcttcgatttgacctcaaagcaactcgatcttgttgcctacattggtagaaatttagccaaccaaaaatcaaagagaatggtgaagaattgagagagaatcgaagagaaaaagtttttgaaaaatcaccttagaggagcttgaatattgcttgatcttgcttccaattggactttgcttgacttcagaagcttgcaggaagtgaattagatcaaatagtggcttggattcttggagtttcaacttcaaaacagaagtgaaattgaaactcgattttcaattgaaaacattcaagtttatcctctaatggtgaaggGAACATTGTaggatcaaagcttgggcaaggtgtgtctaattctgagcatgaggcaatgtatttataggctaggcaattgatttccacactcttccattcaaatgccaaaacTAGCAATTTTCACTTGCATagatgcatgggcgtgtgataggcccatgaagtgatgtcaaaaggtccaaagaTAATCAATCATTAGTGATGCTGAAAGTGTGACACAACAGTTAGATGGTAGCAAGCTTTTGTGATTTAAAATTTCTACTTTCAATATTTGAAATTTCGTAGTTGACTGAGTTTTTGCTAAAAAGAATGAAAGTTTACACAAAGATAGAAAATGATTAGACTAGTGTAATATTTTGGCTTAATAATAGAATGAATAAAACATCAAGTGGAAATTATAATTATTGATTTGACGAttcttaaaaattaaaataaaaaattgaatCAAACAACCTCAATTTTTATTGGTTCGGTTCAGTTTTtgaacaaaaataaaaaaaaataattttctTTTTCTCGATTTGATTTGATTTACATTTTCAATTTAATTGATATTTTTATGATCCACTTCTCCttaatattaataattaaaatgtacaattgaaaaaaaaatagTTAATTTACATTGTAAGCTTTATTCATTTAAAGATATTTTATTATTCTAAATGAATTGTAGGACGCATAAAGTAAGGATCTTGTTTGTTGTCGGTACAAATTTTAATTTCAATACGGTGAACTCGTTGCACGCAAGTACAAATAAGAAATAGCAAAATATTTGATGACGTACTTCCTTACGATACTTATCACTAGTTTTGgtaattaaaattttaatatatTGTATATAAATTAAGTAATATATATCATATACAATAGAAATAATTTATACTAAGTAAAACTATTTTACAATGTCCACTAAAATTAATAATTTTGACATATAAACATGAATCGCCAAATCGAACCAATTAAAAGATCAAGTGAAAATTATAATTACCGATTTAATATATTGTATATAAATTAAGTAATCTGTATCATATACAATAGAAATAATTAAAAGATTATTTATATTAGGTAAAACTATTTTACAATATCaattaaaattaataattttaacatataatcaaataagaaataattttgataatttttATTTATGATTAATTATATCAAGATGGATCCTAATACTTTTTATACTATTTATTTAGATTTAAGATTTTTATAGTATTCAGATTGGAGGAGAAAGTAATTATAACTAATGTCGACGCTGACGAATACAAAGATTTCATATAAAAATGAGTGTAGTAATATTTTTTTATTCAAAGAATATAAgatatttttctttttaaaacaaatatattttttattaagGACTCACTTTTATTATTTGCACCGGACCTCTAAAAAATCAGAATCGACTCTTTATGTTAGCTTTAATAATAATTTATtcaaaaaataatgaaaaacaaataATGCATCAACAATATAAATTAATTTTAGAATCATGCATCatattaattataaatttttatATTAATATATTAGCGTGATATATTCTCATTGAATGATTGTGTAAAATTTGTTTACACTAATGTATATCATCAAACTCAAAaataattttgaattaaaatattaaataatatcTTTATAATGGATATTTAATTACTAAAAcattaaataataataataattaattttatgTATTTACGTAGATCATGTATTATAAAGTCTGAATTAATAAATTCACCAGTATTAATATTCTTagaatttttttcaaaataaccaacTTTGGCGCCACTTCATAAGGCCCAATACATGTGCGCAAATGCATCTGGCACTTGTGTGcttgtgaaaagaaaatttaATTTTGCAGCCAACAAGAATCAAACACACACTTTTTGGATCAATAGTGAAACACGTTACCATTGCACCACATACCCTTCATATTAATTTGTTTCATCCTATATTTAATGAGCCATTATTCTTAGATCATAAGAGAAAGAcactaaatttttattttaaattttaatatcttaaatatatgaattatattcttcaatatttatataatttatttataatcAATATAAAACTATCCAACACCTTTCGACCGAGTATGTATAGCTGATAAAACGGGTTATTCGATATTAAATACACAAAAAATGGATTATTCGATATTAAATACATCAAAAATAAATTATTCAATATTAAATACAACAATTCAAACTATCTTGGATTTTATAGGGTTGTTTACATTGTATTATGCATTTAAAAATTATTATCCCTCTTTAAATTTTTTGAATTATCCAACcttaaatatattattttttatattaatttttacacaaaaattcaaataaaacttcataatatttattataaatacaattgaaaaattatattattttaaatataatatattttaaatattatattactttttataaataatataatatattaatacatgtctaagttatataaaataatacttaaatatttaatatataaaaaattaataaaatataaatacattataaaataaaacacaaaataattgaatattaatttgaatatattaatatataatatttttaaaaattatagaatagagataaaatttaataaaatgaaaaaagaacaatatattttttaaaaataaaacattataataaatcagatttattttaataataaaataaatactatcaattattttttaaaaatcgTGCATAACTTAAATGAGATACTTTCTTCGTCCTAAATAATAATTTCTTTATGATATTTCACACAAATTTAgattataattaattttataaataaataaattatatatcaTTTATTAATGATATGAAAAGATGATGAAATAAAAGAATAATATAAATAGTAGATAATATGATAAGAAAAtcttattaatatttaatttatattgcaaaacaacttaaaatataaaacaaaatattttGCAAAATAGGAGTAACATATAATTTAAAATGGAAATAGCAATTTGTATGAGATAGTATTGGAATATTGGAAGTTAATAAAAATAATTACTTGTCGTTTGTGTTGTTTCAGAATTTCATGTACGTGGTCCAACTAAgtttaattaatttattaatcTACTTTAATTATACACGGTATATTAAATATATGATGCAACAAATTAACATGAAGGGTCTGTGGTACAATGATAAAGTGGTTCACTATTGATCAAAAGGTTGTGTGATCTATTCTCGTTGGTTGCAATATTAAATTTTCTTGATTCATCTATTCCTCCTCTCCAAAGTTGgttcttttaaaaaaaaaatcacattCTTAATAGTGAAAAAATCACATTCTTAATAGTGAAATTTTTATGTTAGTGAACGTTCTGGTTTACTATAGTTTTCTAAAATATTTATCAATCATTTAATATAGGCTTCAATAATGTTTTAGTTCTTCATATTTTTTATATAAACACGTTAATTTAGGGGAgattaaaaaattatttaaatcttttttaaacgcgttagaaaaaaataaaaaataaaattattttgtGTGAGTGTGTATATATAAATTTGTAATGAGAGTAGAGAGAAGCAACAAAAAAAACCAATCATAGAGATGGATAAGGAAAAGAAAAAGCATGTACCTCATTGTCTGATCTTACCATATCCAGCACAAGGTCACATGAATCCTATGATTCAATTCTCAAAACGTTTAATAGAAAAACAAGTTAAGGTAACACTTATAACCGTTACATCTCTTTGGAAAACTATTAGCAACAAAAAGCTATCTTCACTTGAAGTTGAAAGCATCTCAGATGGATATGATGAAGGAGGCTTATCAGCAGCTGAAAGTTTAGAGATTTACAAAGAAACATTTTGGAGAGTTGGATCAGAGTCACTTTCTGAACTTCTTCATAAACTTTCTTCCTCAGAAAATCCACCAAGTTGTGTTATCTATGATGCTTTTTTGCCTTGGGCTCTTGATGTTGCTAAGAGTTTTGGGCTACTTGGTGTGGCTTTTTTCACTCAATCTTGTTCTGTTAGTATTATATATTTTCAGGCTCATGAGAAGTTGATTGAGTTACCACTTTCAAAATCTGAGTATTTGTTGCCTGGATTGCCTAAACTTGCTCAAGGGGATTTGCCTTCTTTTCTGTCTAAGTATGGATCTTATCCTTGTTACTTTGACATACTGGTCAATCAATTTGACAATATTGGTAAAGCTGATTGGATTCTTGCAAACTCTATCTATGAACTCGAAAAAGAGGTGAGGGTTTTGATCTAGTCTCTTACAATGTTTTTAGAACTTTTCCTTTTATACATTCATAATCTTATTTAAAAATATACTAATAAATACAAATCTTATCCTCTGACCGAGATGATAAACTGATTTTCACATCTATCCTATTTTGGCCGATATGAAATGTGTTTTACATTTAAAAGAGACTTGTTAGTAGTTTTAATTTTGTTTGCTGATGATTCAAATTTGAAATGGAATTTAATTTAGGCGGTGGATTGGTTAGTGAAGATTTGGCCATTAAAGACAATAGGACCATCCATACCATCTATGTTATTAGACAAAAGACTCAAAGAAGACAAAGAATATGGCATTAACGTCTCAGATCCAAACACAGAATTTTGCATCAAATGGCTTAATGACAAACCAAAAGGATCGGTTGTTTATGTCTCATTTGGAAGCATGGCTGGTCTAAGTGAAGAACAAACACATGAACTAGCTTATGGATTAAAAGAAAGTGAAACTTTTTACTTGTGGGTCGTTAGAGATTGTGATCAAAGGAATCTTCCAAAAGGGTTTGAAAAAACATCAAAAAAAGGTCTAATAGTAACATGGTCTCCACAACTACTAGTGTTGACACATGAAGCTGTTGGATGTTTCGTGACGCATTGCGGTTGGAATTCGACTTTGGAAGCATTGAGCATTGGAGTTCCATTGATTGCTATGCCACTCTGGACTGATCAACTCACTAATGCAAAACTTATTGTTGATGTTTGGAAAATTGGAGTTAGAGCTGTCGCTGATGAGAAAGAGATTGTTAGAAGTGAAACTATTAAGGATTGTGTGAAGGAAATTATTGAGACTGAAAAAGGAAATGAAATAAGGAAAAGTGCTTTGAAATGGAAGAATTTGGCCAAGACTTCTTTCGATGAAGGTGGAAGATCTGATCAAAGTATTGCAGAATTTGTGAATTCTTTGGCTCAATTCTGAGTATAATATTGTGTTCACTTCTGAATTATTCGTAGTGTTTCTTTTAATAAgttgtttgttttcttttaaGAAGTGAAACTATTTATGATTTCTTATAAGTCACTAATGCaaaatttatatataatattataatttGGTATGATTCTATGATTTGTGAAATCTATTTCTTAGGAAGGATCTGGAGTTTGAGAATGATGTCCACTAGAAGCTAAGAACGTGTGGTGCCCTGTGTTACGTGTGGTTCTACATAATTAATTCATGTCAAACAAATAATTAAACACAAATAATTGTAATCCAAccaaactatttaaaaacaataaaTATCCAATCATGTGCAATAAACTACATATTAGGTTTGTTAATTGAGCTGTCATACTATGAATTATAAATTACTTACCGATTCTAATTATCGTGAAAAATATAGAATACTTTTAGATTTTAGAGATTCAAACACATATAATCCATATAATCCATGTTGATTTTGAATCACGCCTTAATTAtgtaatttaatttaattcaGAAATTATGTAGATCTTATAAATTTATATTTCGGAACCTACTAAATCACAATCATAGAAATTGAAAAAagataataaaaaataaaattatcattgataatataaaaaataaaatattgcaTATGTAATAGTTAACATAAATCGAGCATTACATTGCAACATTTTAGTGGACGTTCTATCATCTTCGAAATATCTTCAATCGATATCGCAATCATCATATTCAACTCGATTAGAACTTTTATTTCGtaataaaaaatatatttcaCGTAACCTTGGTATTGTTTGTATATATACCCTTTGGATCTCTCTTAAGAATTTTTAAAATtaagaattaaaaataaaattttaaaattaaaacaCTATTAGTCAAAACAAGAGTTTTTTTTAAGATTAACATAAAATTTTGAGATATTTAAGAAATCataaatatatttaattttgaTATAATATTATGATTAAGTATGATTCTACAATGAGTTAAGAAATTTCAAATCTTGTTTTTTAAGTAAGATCTGGAGTTTGAGAATGATGTCCACTAGAAGCCAAAAACATGTGGTGCGCTGTGTGATTCTCTGTAATCAATTCCTTGTCAGACAAGTTCAATAATTTTATTATTGTAATTAAACACAAATAATTGTTATCCAACCAAACTACGTAAAAGCGACAAATAACTTTTAAGTATATCACATGATGCTTTGCATATTGTAGTTTGATGAAGTGCCACTAGAAACAACTTCTGTAAGTTCTCTAGGAAATAAGTCAATTCGAGAAGAATCGGTTAGAAAAAGAATCTTGGAGCAGTCAAAATTAGTCTATGAGTATAATTGTATGCTTTAATTATGATTATGATTATTatatatttttctttaaaatatatttaaagTGAGGTTCATTGGTAAAAATAATGGATTCCATGTCATCTAGTCCATTAACTTGATTAAAGCCagaaaaatagaaataaaaaaaataaagaaaataaaaaaaatctgGTGCAATAGTGCATATAAATTGGAGTTCAAATTTAGAAGAGAAAGGGGTTAGAAAATTGGCGATTGAGAGTTTTTTTTAGAGAGATTGAATTTTGAAAGTGCGAAAATCTAAAAAAATGAAACTGAGTTTTGAAATCAATTAgttttttttacaaaaaataGAATCAAAAATCTTCATCTCCATAGCCTTTTCGTCGTTGATAACCCTCTTACatattttgtattttattttgtATTTGTATTCTTATTGATGACTACATATCTTGTTTATTGTTGTATTATTGCAGTATTTGTTGTGTAGCTATTTGTGTTAGGATGTAGGTCAATCTTAAACATATCATAGTTTTATCTTTGGAATAATAATTAGGATGTGGATCTATGTGCTTCAAAGTATGAATTTAATAATTTTGTTGACAACTTTCCTaatgttttgatgacgacaacGTTGATGAATATTGAAGTCAATAGTGACATCTATACAACTCTGATTATTGTAATTAACTTGAAGATATCTCAAGTATCAAATAGAATATTTAAGGTTCTAGTGAATTGTTTATACGATCAATATGTCTGACAAAGGATCTTGAAAGCTCTAGAGTTGTGAAAGAGAATAAGTGTGAAGTTCGTCTGATTGTGTCTGTCTGAGTGACTAGAGTCTTATGAAAGTAGGAGAATAACTCCTAATATACTAAGGAAAATCACACACACACTTAAATTTTTTCGAAGCCTATATTTACCTAACAAAACACAAAAAAATGGTTTAAGCCCTAGCCAGTTAATTAGGGGACTGTCATCTTGATTAGAAGAAAATTTTGAATTGTCTAATATGTGAAACCATGTTTTCCAGGTTAATGATCAAAGAAGACTTGAAGATGAATGTATTTTTGACAATGAACACAAAAACATGTATTTTTCACAATGAACACAAAAACATGCTTTTTATGATGACTAAAGTCAAGTATAAAACGGTTAAAGAAGAAGGTAATGTTTTAAACTTTTTGTCAGCTGCTTTCGCATTCGCGTAGATCTACACTCTAGCATTCCCACTCCTTTCATTGTTGGCCTAGTGCGCCATGATATTCCTTTTGTACACTATATGGTCAACCACATTATTTTCTCAAGGAAAATCAACTTTAATCATTTAACCAAAGTCGATGATGTTGTAGTATGGTTTTTTGCTAACATAGTTGAAAAGAATTGGGCTAGTGTAGCGGCCATCACACGATAGGGAGCAAAAGGAAAGATATGAGTTTACCATATAATAGATTAATCACGGAGATCCTAGAGCATGGTGGATTCAACCTAGTAGAGGAAGAATCAAATAATAGATACACAAGAATATGACATAACGCTTTAAACTTGATGGGGTTAAAGATAAAAATTGGAGTGTTGATTCCATTACCTCCAAAAGCAAGGAGAAAATCTACAACAGGTCAAGCTTCAAAAATAGAGAATGAAAATATGGATGCAAAGAAGGACATACTCAAGAGTTCGTCATCTGGATTGCAAGCTTGACGAAAACATAATTGGATTTGTGACTTCTTCGGGCATGTTCAGGGATGAAGAGAAGACTGGTTAGTTTTTTTTGCCTGTTTCCTTCTTGCTTGCTTTAgttgtttttcttttttcttttgttatttcTATTCCATGCGGTTTCCTTCCCATGTACTCATTACATTTAAGTAAAGTAATGTTTTTTTCCCTTTTTTGGTAATTCATGTATGCTCTTTGCAAACTATGTGTTTGCTTATTTATCATTTCTTGCTAGCATCTTTTTTTTGCCTTTTTTATTATGCCAAAGGGGAGAAAAGTATACTCCTAGGGAGAGTAAAATATACTATCTACTCACTTGAGGGAGAATTTAGCCACTTTAAACTTTACATATTTTTTTCTTTTACCACATCCCTTAGAGAtgagttgtcatcatcaaaatgGGAAAGAATGTCATGAAGTTTGTTGATAACAAAGTTGGAATCAACTAtttggttttgatgatgacaacacctAATAACCAACAATATCTAGTGAAGTCCTTATCTCTTGAAGATAGCTCAAGAGATCAAAGATTCTCAAGATGGTTTATCAATATATCCTTTTGAAGATGCTCTTGAATATTAATTCATCTCTTTGAAGTCAATAACTGACATCCAATGATGTTTAAGTGAATACTTTTATTTTAAGGTTCTCTGGTGGTTTGGTGTCTCAGCTGTCTAATGATGGTAATCAAATTGAAGATATCTCAAGCCTCATCAAGCTAGAAGATTTAAATTTCTTGTTTGATTCTAAAATCGAAGATAATGATGCAAATACTCAAAGATTTAGATTTGTGAAAGAGAGAAAGTGTGAAAGTTTACATGATCGTGTCTATTTGAGGTACCAGTGTCTTGTAAAGGCAAAAAGGCATTCTTGGAATTACAAATAAAAAACCACACACATACTAAAAACCATTGAGAGGCCTCTCTTCCACCTAATTTTTTATAGCCTAGTTAATTGATTAAGACAACTGTTTGATCAATTGGAAGCCTTTTTACAAAGGTCAATTGACTAGCCCTAGTGCTATAATCAATTATTTCAATTTGTAACGCTCATAATCAATTGAAAGAAGTCTCTTAATGGTTGAAAACATCTAAAATTAAAAACATTTCTTTTTGGAGTTAAATAATTGATTAGCCTAATCGAATACGAGACTTCAAGTTTCCATAGAATGTTTAAAAATTTAAACCACACTTTACCCTATAAATTGAGAGATCCTATACCATTTTAAATCACTAAAAAAAGTATATTTGGTCCTAGTTTCTCACTCTCTCATATTTTTCTATAAATATCTTATTTTCACACTTATATTTTTGTATTATTGCTTTGAGAGTATTCTTTTCTTTGTGTGGATCATTGTTTAGGGTGATGACATAATTGTAATTTATCCAAGAGTGTATTATCTCTTGAGCAAATATTTCTTCTATAAGAAGTTATTTGGTCGTGAGTTAAACTAGTAAAAGTTCATGTTTAGTTTGGGGATTGTCTTAGAAAGtggaataaaaaacataaaatagTAGCTTAAAACACTATAAAAGACATGATAATGACatagaaaaaatatatatttagtAGCTTAAAACACTAAAAAAATTATGATAATGAAATAGAAAAAAACAGAGGAGGGGAGAGAGTAGAGAAGATTAAAAAGAAAGGACATAAGAGATGTGATGTTAGAAAAGAAATGTACGATAAAAATGTAATTCAAAGAGGCAACGATAACATAAAatgagaagatgaaaaagaaagaatataagagagGGGATATTAGAGTATACGAGGCAATATATACATGAAAAATAAGATGAGAaatgatcagtcaccatttgtgCTACAATTATAATCATGTCCACAGGTGAAAGCAGGCGAGTTAGTTGCATTTTGCATACAATTTAAGTGATTTTTACACTTTCTTTTACCATTAGCATCATTTAATCTTTTCATTGTGTTTCATAAGTTTGTTTCTATTTTCCGCATTTTATGCTTGGGTTGTGTGTTATTACTGTTTTTCATGTTCAAATAGATATTCAAGTAAAATCGGATGCATAAGCCAAGGAAAATTGCAAAGAATCGGAGAAGTTTTCCCACACTTCAGTAGGCCTGCTACACCCACTCGTAGCACCTGCTACGGGCCGTAGCAGAGAGGTCTGAATAGATAAAAAATCCATCCAAAATAGGGGCCCACTACGGACAACAGTAGCACCTACTCGGGCCGTAGAGGAAGGTATGAAACAAATCCCATATTTTACAGAAACAGTGGCCCGCTACGGCCACCCATAGCACCGGCTACATGGTGTAGCAGGCATGCGTACAAAAAACCAAATTTTGTCTTTTCTTTTGTTAATCTTAAGTGAAGGGCATTTTGGTCAATTAGAAATATGATGTTATTGACTTTTGTGGATCTATTTGAGGAGGAAAATGAGAGAGAATGACTTTTATATTTACGAGAgtttttcagacaagaaaaacaaACTTTTGGGGAAGTAAGAATTCACATGCTTTAGAATTAGAGAAATCAAGGTTTTGGGAGAAGCGAGACtttcatgagcggaagcaattgaagatcaaaTTTCCTCTTAATACTTGTCATTTCTCCATTTTATATTTTAATTTCCTTGAATAATATTAGTAGCCAAACTCCTCAATGCTaggggtgtccctgatttgaatatgtaatgactttgagtttatatttgcaataacaatattatttttcataattaaTTTACTCTTgtgatgtgtttaatgctttctcttttgGAACAATTGAGATTGATATATGATTATCGATTAGGTTAGACCGCCTTTGATAATGCTTTCATGAGATTATTCTACAGTAGATAttacctaggactagggataccatGTAGGAACCAAATTGTTCTCGATATAATAATATTTAATTTCACCGGTTAATTTCTATGGACATAGAGATTATGCctgaatgattaaaggttttctcaccaaggcATTGTGAGAAAACACCCTTGAGAATTGGtattaattaattgatatttgttgttgCAATAGTGGCTCAGAGTTGTTACAAGGAGAAATCACACACATTCCCTAGCATATTACTCTATCTTTAAAGCCCTTTCTCAAcactatttattttatttgcaattatttttatatatttgaaTCAAAAAACCCCAGCattaatttttgtttaattgaacaacAATTAGAACTAAATATTTACGAgcaatccttgagatcgacattcggggaactttcctcattattactacaaaggaaaaatagtacacttgctatttttccgatcaagtttttggcgccgttgtcaGGGACTGTCAAAATATAGAGTTCAATTAAGTTCagttaaaattttgttgctcagcaactaaaatttaatttcttttatttcatttatttcgACCTTTATCAATTAAGTTGTCTCTGATATTTTTAggcgaggtaaggcctcagctgaatttcCTTTTAACGCAAAAATCGAAAGAACTTTGCGTgcaagactcagacaagctaGATTAGCAAGATTGGAATCAGACAAAGAGCAACCCGCCGTTCATTCAGATTCAAAGCCAACTTCAGAACCAGAAAAAGAGGTCGAACAATGGGTGAAAATCCACCACCACCAGAAAGACTGTTAGGTGACTATGGGATGACAAATGCACCAGGCGATAGGCTAACAATTGTaaaccaaccggtgaatgtgcCAAACTTTCAGCTTCATCCTAACACTATTAATCAACTGTAGAGGAGACCTTTTTTGGGAAAAATCAACGAAGATGCAAATAAGCATTAACAAAGGTTTCTGACTATGAGCATCATTCTAAAGATAGAGGGACACACTGAAGAGGCAAAGAAGCTACAAATATTTCCTTTTACTCTATCTGAAGATGCAGAAGAATGGTTCTACAATTAATTGATACAGCAGTCGATGGCTCATCAAACTTTTCAACAACCACATGTATTAAAAAGATCATTGAGGCAATAGTTGCAAATGAGCATTTGGAGTTATATGATAGGTGTTCAAGCAAATCTGAAAGAGTTATTGATCtgaagcttgaaacaaataaaataaGGATAGAAGATACAGTTGCTGCAGAAGTTGAAAAGAAACTTAAAGCAGTGGATATTGGTACGCAATAGGTAGCTCAAATTCAGCAGGTCCAAAATGTTGGTTGTGAAATTTGTGGCGGGCCTCATTTGGCTGTATATTGTGTTGCAATCGTGTAACAAATGGAAGAGATAAATTTTTTGAAGTAGAATAACCTGTATTCTAACACTTATAATCCAGGCTAAAAGAATCATCCAGGTTTTTCCTGGAAAGATTAGTAAGGGAATGTTCAAAAGCAGGGTCCCATTCAATATCAGAACCAACCATAACAATATCAGCAACAAGCACCAAAAAAGGTTGGTTGAGAACTTGCCtttgaaaagatggcagctcaaaattctcaattccaagaagaaacaagaaaTAATCAGAGGAACACTATTGCTTctataaaaaatcttgaagttcatatgggtcagatagcacaacaaatAGTAGGTTCTCGAGCACAAGGTTCCCTCCCAAGTGAAACAATACAAAATTTGAGAaatcatgagaatgttaatgttgtCACGACAAGGAGTCAGAAAGTTTCTAAAGATGAAGAAGAGGGGCAACAAAGGATGACCAAGTCATGGAGGTAGTTCTAGAAGTGAGGGAAAATAAGAAAGAAGCTACACCACTAGTAAAGCCAATTgaagagaaaaaaaagaagaagaggcTAAATCGGTGATTAAGTTaccctaccctcagagagtgacaaaga from Lathyrus oleraceus cultivar Zhongwan6 chromosome 1, CAAS_Psat_ZW6_1.0, whole genome shotgun sequence includes:
- the LOC127127726 gene encoding UDP-glycosyltransferase 74G1, producing MDKEKKKHVPHCLILPYPAQGHMNPMIQFSKRLIEKQVKVTLITVTSLWKTISNKKLSSLEVESISDGYDEGGLSAAESLEIYKETFWRVGSESLSELLHKLSSSENPPSCVIYDAFLPWALDVAKSFGLLGVAFFTQSCSVSIIYFQAHEKLIELPLSKSEYLLPGLPKLAQGDLPSFLSKYGSYPCYFDILVNQFDNIGKADWILANSIYELEKEAVDWLVKIWPLKTIGPSIPSMLLDKRLKEDKEYGINVSDPNTEFCIKWLNDKPKGSVVYVSFGSMAGLSEEQTHELAYGLKESETFYLWVVRDCDQRNLPKGFEKTSKKGLIVTWSPQLLVLTHEAVGCFVTHCGWNSTLEALSIGVPLIAMPLWTDQLTNAKLIVDVWKIGVRAVADEKEIVRSETIKDCVKEIIETEKGNEIRKSALKWKNLAKTSFDEGGRSDQSIAEFVNSLAQF